A single Desulfovibrio piger DNA region contains:
- a CDS encoding AAA family ATPase, producing the protein MRLLSFHADGFGILARTGAEGLGPGINIFLGDNEAGKSTCLTFLRAMLTGYPSGRKERQAGQPLRGGQAGGSLILEGGPHGLLHLHRRPGPGSGRLQLTGPDGSPVPESLLEQLFRGIDRQVYRNVFGFSLGELQRFESLDDEAVRHALYGASFGTGLRSPADVLRALQQQADAIYRPQGRKLPLNVQAGSWQELRARIRQADARSSRYDDLCARWQQRKQDLEGLRRRKTELETGLRRTERRLSVWEQWREWHLLGMRLERLSGLPQDFPPQGRERLARLREREEDNRRALQGLREQCARTRGQLRELCPDQALAAVLPRLRALTEQSATYRQALADLPLAHLRKEQLCRRLQEGLSRLGPGWDCARIRAADRSVFGREALERQAATLATGTTALQMARRREDEAAAALAQAEETRQAQLQRLAALPHRQPPLDSDQQQRLQRLLESRQEKQDDLPRWQRRQQRAREAFCRACAPLHLDENDLAGPERLLRHRDEALSLSARLHRLEEELHSLRARQDRARREQEALQQREAALVPSIDHHPAPEQEALESFAAAVRQCRTLRAGIAAETVRQEGLAQQARQLARPLTGGSLPLLCMGIVFLLSGLALLLAGHWAPELLPWPGPAAPPWTGGLAALCGLALLAGGMPHAGKEERRRREEAERLRQLLEACSGRLREQQRRLAQLPLPRTVADDIPDADELEARLEKQQLLRRQLDQLLLEHDSLRQELRSVRQTLARLAEQEQELLAAVQEGEKRWQAMLPAATAAAFAPAAAGLLFERAATAATLAEALRTAGDDAGHAALSLQQTETAVRDLLALLPPDAACPDLPEAVRRALALCREVEEAGTRHQQAAAEATAGAGLLERCRKALEDSRCRTREAARKLETARTGWAAGLRSLGLPEDLAPGTVHAALDGMDACLRLEAELQQEDSRLQRLHHDVEALRAPLAALLTELGRPVPPQDADWLRHLDMLAEAAEEARHHAAEQARLRRLLAEQETACQRAENDLDGIRADLAALLRQGEARDDGAFLQTADLLEERHQAEQRRLLLEDSLRLVAGDQPLETFLAAFREEAREEEEQGRDEQQRLLAELRQEEDALAEDVAALGVRVEAMQQDGTLADLLQQEAGQREELQRQARAWCRLRLAHALLHRAKLAFEKERQPRVIRRAAAIFRDITAGAWQDVGAVVGDSGLRVMPPQGEPVSPEQLSRGTQEQLYLALRLAYIQDHAAQAGPLPVIMDDVLVDFDPGRARRTARILGDFSQGKYGVRQQLLFFTCHPHTAALLREMQPGAPFFLLDKGRIRPAGPEETPEGPSRP; encoded by the coding sequence ATGCGCCTGCTGTCATTCCATGCGGACGGTTTCGGCATCCTCGCCCGAACGGGCGCCGAGGGCCTCGGCCCGGGCATCAACATTTTTCTGGGCGACAACGAAGCCGGCAAATCCACCTGTCTGACCTTCCTGCGGGCCATGCTCACCGGCTATCCCTCCGGGCGCAAGGAACGGCAGGCAGGCCAGCCCCTGCGCGGCGGCCAGGCCGGGGGCAGCCTGATACTGGAAGGCGGCCCCCACGGCCTGCTGCACCTGCATCGCCGCCCGGGCCCGGGCAGCGGCCGTTTGCAGCTCACCGGCCCTGACGGCTCCCCTGTGCCGGAAAGCCTGCTGGAACAGCTCTTCCGGGGCATCGACCGTCAGGTCTACCGCAATGTGTTCGGCTTCAGCCTGGGGGAATTGCAGCGCTTCGAGAGCCTGGACGACGAGGCCGTGCGTCACGCCCTCTACGGGGCCAGCTTCGGCACGGGCCTGCGCTCCCCGGCCGATGTGCTGCGTGCGTTGCAACAGCAGGCCGATGCCATCTATCGCCCGCAGGGCCGCAAGCTGCCCCTCAACGTCCAGGCGGGGAGCTGGCAGGAGCTGCGGGCCCGCATCCGTCAGGCCGACGCCCGGAGCAGCCGCTACGATGACCTGTGCGCCCGGTGGCAGCAGCGCAAACAGGATCTGGAGGGCCTCCGCCGCCGCAAGACGGAGCTGGAGACCGGCCTGCGCCGTACGGAGCGGCGCCTTTCCGTCTGGGAACAGTGGCGGGAGTGGCATCTGCTGGGGATGCGGCTGGAGCGTCTTTCCGGCCTGCCGCAGGATTTCCCGCCGCAGGGACGCGAGCGTCTGGCCCGCCTGCGGGAACGGGAGGAGGATAACCGGCGTGCCCTGCAGGGCCTGCGGGAACAGTGCGCCCGGACGCGCGGACAGCTCCGGGAACTGTGCCCGGATCAGGCCCTTGCGGCGGTCCTGCCCCGCCTGCGCGCCCTGACGGAACAGAGCGCCACCTACCGGCAGGCCCTGGCCGACCTGCCGCTGGCACACCTGCGCAAGGAACAGCTCTGCCGCCGTCTGCAGGAAGGGCTTTCCCGTCTGGGCCCCGGCTGGGACTGCGCCCGCATCCGGGCCGCAGACCGCTCTGTCTTCGGCCGGGAGGCGCTGGAACGGCAGGCCGCCACGCTGGCGACCGGCACGACGGCCCTGCAGATGGCCCGCCGGCGGGAAGACGAGGCCGCCGCCGCGCTGGCACAGGCGGAGGAGACCCGTCAGGCGCAGCTGCAACGCCTTGCGGCCCTGCCCCACCGCCAGCCGCCTCTGGACAGCGACCAGCAGCAACGCCTGCAACGCCTGCTGGAGAGCCGGCAGGAAAAACAGGACGATCTCCCCCGCTGGCAACGGCGGCAGCAACGGGCCCGGGAAGCCTTTTGCCGCGCCTGCGCGCCGCTGCACCTGGATGAAAACGATCTTGCCGGGCCGGAGCGGCTGCTCCGCCACAGGGACGAGGCCCTGTCCCTGTCGGCCCGCCTGCACAGGCTGGAAGAGGAGCTGCACAGCCTCCGGGCCCGTCAGGATCGCGCACGCCGGGAGCAGGAGGCCCTGCAGCAGCGCGAGGCAGCCCTTGTCCCGTCCATCGACCACCACCCGGCCCCGGAGCAGGAGGCCCTTGAAAGCTTTGCCGCTGCCGTGCGGCAGTGCCGTACGCTCCGGGCCGGCATCGCCGCCGAGACGGTCCGGCAGGAAGGCCTGGCCCAGCAGGCCCGGCAGCTGGCACGTCCCCTGACAGGCGGCAGCCTGCCCCTGCTCTGCATGGGCATCGTCTTCCTGCTCTCCGGTCTGGCCCTCCTGCTGGCCGGGCACTGGGCCCCGGAGCTGCTCCCCTGGCCCGGGCCGGCGGCCCCGCCCTGGACAGGCGGGCTGGCCGCGCTCTGCGGGCTCGCCCTGCTGGCGGGCGGCATGCCCCATGCCGGAAAGGAGGAACGCCGACGCCGGGAAGAAGCGGAACGCCTCCGGCAGCTGCTGGAAGCCTGTTCCGGCCGCCTGCGGGAACAGCAGCGCCGCCTTGCCCAGCTGCCCCTGCCGCGCACCGTGGCCGATGACATCCCGGATGCCGACGAACTGGAAGCCCGGCTGGAAAAACAGCAGCTCCTGCGCCGCCAGCTGGACCAGCTCCTGCTGGAGCATGACAGCCTGCGGCAGGAACTGAGAAGCGTCAGGCAAACGCTGGCCCGCCTGGCCGAACAGGAGCAGGAGCTCCTCGCCGCCGTGCAGGAAGGGGAAAAACGCTGGCAGGCCATGCTGCCCGCAGCCACCGCGGCGGCCTTTGCACCGGCAGCGGCGGGACTGCTTTTCGAACGGGCGGCCACCGCCGCCACGCTGGCGGAGGCCCTGCGCACGGCCGGGGACGATGCCGGACATGCGGCCTTGTCCCTGCAGCAGACGGAAACAGCCGTGCGCGACCTGCTGGCCCTGCTTCCTCCCGATGCCGCCTGCCCCGACCTGCCGGAGGCCGTCCGCCGCGCTCTTGCCCTCTGCCGGGAGGTGGAAGAGGCCGGCACCAGGCATCAGCAGGCAGCCGCCGAGGCCACGGCCGGTGCCGGGCTGCTGGAACGCTGCCGCAAGGCCCTGGAGGACAGCCGCTGCCGCACGCGGGAAGCGGCCCGCAAGCTGGAGACGGCCCGGACAGGCTGGGCAGCGGGCCTGCGCTCCCTGGGCCTGCCGGAAGATCTGGCCCCTGGCACCGTCCATGCCGCCCTGGACGGCATGGACGCCTGTCTGCGCCTTGAGGCGGAGCTGCAGCAGGAGGACTCGCGCCTGCAACGCCTGCACCACGACGTGGAGGCCCTGCGGGCACCGCTGGCGGCCCTGCTGACGGAGCTGGGGCGGCCCGTGCCGCCGCAGGACGCCGACTGGCTCCGGCACCTGGACATGCTGGCCGAGGCGGCGGAAGAGGCCCGCCATCATGCCGCGGAACAGGCCCGCCTGCGTCGGCTGCTGGCTGAGCAGGAAACGGCCTGCCAGCGTGCGGAAAACGATCTGGATGGCATCCGTGCCGACCTGGCGGCCCTGCTGCGTCAGGGAGAAGCCCGGGACGACGGCGCGTTCCTGCAGACAGCGGACCTGCTGGAAGAACGGCACCAGGCGGAACAGCGCCGCCTGCTGCTGGAGGACAGCCTGCGCCTGGTGGCCGGGGACCAGCCGCTGGAGACCTTTCTGGCCGCTTTCCGGGAAGAGGCCCGGGAGGAAGAGGAACAGGGCCGCGACGAGCAGCAGCGCCTGCTGGCAGAACTGCGGCAGGAAGAAGACGCGCTGGCGGAAGATGTCGCCGCTCTGGGCGTGCGCGTGGAGGCCATGCAGCAGGACGGAACCCTGGCCGACCTGCTGCAGCAGGAAGCCGGCCAGCGGGAGGAACTGCAGCGCCAGGCCCGCGCCTGGTGCCGCCTCCGTCTGGCCCACGCCCTGCTCCACAGGGCGAAACTGGCCTTCGAGAAGGAACGCCAGCCCCGTGTCATCCGCCGTGCCGCGGCCATCTTCCGGGACATCACCGCGGGCGCCTGGCAGGACGTGGGGGCCGTGGTGGGCGATTCCGGCCTGCGGGTCATGCCGCCGCAGGGCGAGCCCGTCAGCCCGGAACAGCTGAGCCGGGGCACACAGGAGCAGCTCTATCTGGCCCTGCGCCTGGCCTATATCCAGGATCACGCGGCACAGGCCGGCCCCCTGCCCGTCATCATGGACGATGTGCTGGTGGACTTCGATCCCGGCCGGGCACGGCGCACGGCCCGCATCCTGGGGGACTTCAGCCAGGGGAAATACGGTGTCCGGCAGCAGCTGCTCTTCTTCACCTGCCATCCCCATACGGCGGCCCTGCTGCGCGAGATGCAGCCCGGCGCCCCCTTCTTCCTCCTGGACAAGGGCCGGATCCGCCCCGCCGGGCCGGAGGAGACGCCAGAAGGGCCCTCACGTCCCTGA
- a CDS encoding GtrA family protein → MSLASRGAEFFRFCIVGGLTFLVDYGLLFLLTSVLDVHYLWSSAWAFIVAVIVNYYLCVFFVFHQAARSFARQVVFAGSSLAGLGINQICMWLLVDRLALHYMLAKVVATGVVMIWNYIMKRKALS, encoded by the coding sequence ATGTCCCTTGCCAGCCGCGGCGCGGAATTCTTCCGCTTCTGCATCGTGGGCGGCCTGACCTTTCTGGTGGACTACGGCCTGCTGTTCCTGCTGACCAGCGTGCTGGACGTCCACTACCTCTGGTCGTCCGCCTGGGCCTTCATCGTGGCCGTCATCGTCAACTACTATCTCTGTGTGTTCTTCGTCTTCCATCAGGCGGCACGCAGCTTTGCCCGGCAGGTTGTCTTTGCGGGTTCGAGCCTGGCCGGTCTGGGCATCAACCAGATCTGCATGTGGCTGCTGGTGGACAGGCTGGCCCTGCACTACATGCTGGCCAAAGTGGTGGCCACGGGCGTGGTCATGATCTGGAACTACATCATGAAGCGCAAGGCCCTCAGCTAG
- a CDS encoding glycosyltransferase family 2 protein, with amino-acid sequence MQTEKKRDRIAVLIPCYNEALTIGKVVRDYRQALPDADIYVYDNNSTDETARLAREAGAIVRPEPRQGKGNVVRTMFRDIEADCYLMVDGDDTYPASQAAALCAPVLEGRADMVIGDRLSSTYFTENKRPFHNSGNMLVRRCINMFWKRGRHVEDVMTGMRAMSPLFVKSFPILSQGFEIETEMTIFSLANSFRITSMPIQYRDRPEGSFSKLSTFRDGFRVLRTIAVLFKDYRPLLVFWSLACLLAVFSLGLFLPVLGEYMSSGLVPRFPSLIVSGFCMLAALLSFVSGLILDCQRKRARQAFEIQLNVLTLLLRQERTAAASGGDRPARDEQA; translated from the coding sequence ATGCAGACTGAAAAAAAACGCGACAGGATCGCGGTCCTGATCCCCTGCTATAACGAGGCGCTGACCATCGGGAAGGTGGTCAGGGACTACCGGCAGGCCCTGCCGGATGCCGATATCTATGTGTACGACAACAATTCCACCGATGAAACGGCCCGCCTGGCCCGCGAGGCCGGAGCCATCGTGCGTCCCGAGCCCCGTCAGGGCAAGGGCAACGTGGTGCGGACCATGTTCCGCGATATCGAGGCCGACTGCTATCTGATGGTGGACGGGGACGATACCTATCCGGCTTCCCAGGCGGCGGCCCTGTGCGCGCCCGTGCTGGAGGGGCGTGCGGACATGGTCATCGGTGACCGCCTGTCCTCCACCTATTTCACGGAGAACAAGCGTCCCTTCCACAACAGCGGCAACATGCTGGTGCGCCGCTGCATCAACATGTTCTGGAAGCGCGGCCGGCATGTGGAGGACGTCATGACGGGCATGCGGGCCATGTCGCCCCTGTTCGTCAAGTCCTTCCCCATCCTTTCGCAGGGCTTCGAGATCGAGACGGAGATGACCATCTTTTCCCTGGCCAACAGCTTCCGCATCACGTCCATGCCCATCCAGTACCGTGACAGGCCGGAAGGCAGCTTTTCCAAACTGAGCACGTTCCGGGACGGCTTCCGGGTCCTGCGGACCATCGCCGTCCTGTTCAAGGACTATCGCCCCCTGCTGGTCTTCTGGTCACTGGCCTGTCTGCTGGCCGTGTTCTCCCTGGGGCTGTTCCTGCCCGTGCTGGGGGAATACATGTCCAGCGGGCTCGTGCCCCGCTTCCCTTCCCTGATCGTGTCCGGTTTCTGCATGCTGGCGGCCCTGTTGAGCTTTGTCTCCGGCCTGATCCTGGATTGCCAGCGCAAGCGGGCCCGGCAGGCGTTCGAGATCCAGCTCAATGTGCTGACGCTCCTGCTGCGCCAGGAAAGGACGGCAGCGGCCTCCGGCGGGGACAGGCCGGCGCGGGACGAACAGGCATAG